Proteins co-encoded in one Chitinophagales bacterium genomic window:
- a CDS encoding ISNCY family transposase — protein sequence MRKEFEAQLQLDSIPIGEVEIDMRSRHELPQLLAGLQHIFTNEALRTAVLKVLSEAILSEKKATGRLGMSLWELFVLGCCRLNLNIDYDNLHDLSNNHHSLRGILGVATRGYLPNVKHYCLQTIKDNVGLLTEDNLNEINKIIVNEGHQLKKKEGKILELNLKADSFVVERHIHFPTDIRLLWDCVHKCIGFIKLLKSVVDISGLRNYKSIRKKIKRLYTLTARIHKRKGNNYIKRLQDSTEEYLAATYPLLKKVNDLVEALSEIIDSKPHLATKLESLKYYRDMLKKHIDLVDRRILQGEQIPHSEKVFSIFEPETEWLKKGKVHPNVELGHNVLIVTDQFHFIVYHKVAVKEQDKDLVIPLGKELQERFKEKCKLYSISFDKGFWLKSNKEAMEKIFDIVVMPKKGKPTIAEKEAYQADNYKTYKRKHSAVESNINELEQGGLDKVADKGLDGFKKYVAWGVLAYNLKRLGRLCMEQQKAKAKKLQKAKKRKLKKAS from the coding sequence ATGCGTAAAGAATTTGAAGCACAATTACAATTGGATTCGATTCCTATTGGAGAGGTAGAAATAGATATGCGAAGCCGTCATGAGCTACCTCAACTATTAGCAGGATTACAGCATATTTTCACGAATGAAGCACTTCGAACAGCCGTTCTGAAAGTTTTATCTGAGGCTATTTTGTCAGAAAAAAAAGCGACGGGTCGTTTGGGAATGAGTTTATGGGAATTATTTGTTTTGGGTTGTTGCCGTCTAAATTTAAATATAGATTATGATAATCTACATGATTTATCGAATAATCACCATTCACTTCGAGGGATATTAGGTGTAGCAACGAGAGGTTATCTACCGAATGTAAAACATTATTGTTTGCAAACAATTAAAGATAATGTTGGTTTACTTACTGAAGATAACCTTAATGAAATCAATAAAATAATAGTTAATGAAGGTCATCAATTAAAAAAAAAGGAAGGTAAAATTTTAGAGTTGAATCTCAAAGCAGATTCGTTTGTAGTAGAACGTCATATTCATTTTCCAACCGATATCCGTTTATTGTGGGATTGTGTACATAAATGTATTGGTTTTATAAAGCTGTTAAAAAGCGTAGTAGACATATCAGGATTACGTAATTATAAATCAATACGTAAAAAAATAAAAAGATTATATACGCTTACAGCAAGAATACATAAACGAAAAGGTAATAATTATATAAAACGCCTTCAAGATTCGACAGAGGAGTATTTGGCAGCAACCTATCCTTTATTAAAGAAAGTGAATGATTTAGTAGAAGCTTTGAGTGAAATAATTGATTCAAAACCTCACTTAGCAACAAAGTTAGAAAGCTTGAAATATTATCGAGATATGTTAAAAAAACATATCGATTTGGTGGATAGACGTATTCTACAAGGCGAACAAATTCCTCATTCGGAAAAGGTATTTTCCATTTTTGAACCTGAAACGGAGTGGTTGAAGAAGGGCAAGGTGCACCCAAATGTAGAATTGGGGCATAATGTGTTGATTGTAACTGACCAATTTCACTTTATTGTTTATCACAAAGTAGCTGTAAAAGAACAAGATAAGGATTTAGTGATTCCATTAGGGAAGGAATTACAGGAACGCTTCAAAGAAAAGTGCAAATTGTATAGTATTAGTTTTGATAAAGGTTTCTGGCTGAAATCAAATAAGGAAGCGATGGAAAAAATATTCGATATAGTTGTGATGCCTAAAAAAGGAAAACCAACTATTGCTGAGAAAGAGGCGTACCAGGCAGATAACTACAAAACTTATAAGCGTAAACATAGTGCAGTAGAATCAAATATTAATGAATTGGAACAGGGTGGTTTGGATAAAGTAGCGGATAAGGGCTTGGATGGCTTCAAGAAATATGTGGCATGGGGAGTATTGGCTTACAATTTAAAGCGATTGGGCAGATTGTGCATGGAGCAGCAAAAAGCGAAAGCCAAGAAACTGCAAAAAGCGAAAAAACGAAAGCTCAAAAAAGCCTCTTGA
- a CDS encoding mechanosensitive ion channel has translation MFENIGVNINVVIEKINLWIETFLAMLPNFVVAIIVVFGFYLLAKLARNVVGRILSRVSTNISVSKLIATIVFLVVCTAGLFVALGILNLDKTVTSLLAGAGIIGLALSFAFQDTATNFISGIIMAFRKTLKVGDLVEVEGTFGTVERINLRATIIRTPQGPSVMIPNKELLQGPLKNYNSQSTRRVDIEVGVGYESDLQKVEDVTIAAIESLDLVRKDTTVELFYKEFGGSSINFVVRFWIDFYKQGQFLKAQSEAIKKIKSVYDENDFNIPFPIRTLDFGLAKKQLPKEFFHANKKSKNGIDSRQNFKSKNVNV, from the coding sequence ATGTTCGAAAATATTGGAGTAAATATAAATGTAGTAATAGAAAAAATAAATTTATGGATAGAAACCTTTTTAGCGATGCTACCCAATTTTGTTGTAGCCATCATAGTTGTATTTGGTTTTTATCTATTGGCTAAACTCGCCCGCAATGTGGTAGGCCGCATACTCAGTAGAGTTTCTACCAACATCAGCGTCAGTAAATTAATCGCTACAATCGTATTTTTGGTAGTTTGCACAGCAGGATTGTTTGTGGCTTTGGGTATACTGAATTTAGACAAAACCGTAACTTCTTTACTCGCAGGTGCAGGTATTATAGGTTTAGCATTGAGTTTTGCTTTTCAAGATACTGCTACCAATTTTATATCAGGAATCATCATGGCCTTTCGTAAAACCTTGAAAGTAGGTGATTTGGTGGAGGTGGAAGGTACTTTTGGTACAGTAGAACGCATCAATTTGAGGGCAACAATTATTAGAACACCTCAAGGGCCAAGCGTGATGATTCCCAACAAAGAATTGTTACAAGGGCCTCTGAAAAACTACAATTCCCAATCTACTAGACGGGTAGATATTGAAGTGGGTGTAGGTTATGAATCTGATTTACAAAAAGTAGAAGATGTGACCATTGCTGCAATAGAAAGTTTGGATTTAGTGCGAAAAGATACGACTGTGGAACTGTTCTACAAAGAATTTGGAGGCAGTTCGATAAATTTTGTAGTCCGTTTTTGGATTGATTTTTACAAACAAGGCCAATTTTTGAAGGCTCAAAGTGAGGCCATCAAAAAAATCAAAAGTGTGTATGATGAAAACGACTTTAATATTCCATTTCCAATTCGAACATTGGATTTTGGTTTGGCAAAGAAACAGTTACCCAAGGAGTTTTTTCATGCAAACAAAAAATCAAAAAACGGAATTGATTCTCGTCAAAATTTCAAATCTAAAAATGTAAATGTATGA
- a CDS encoding NAD-dependent epimerase/dehydratase family protein, which translates to MKKILIFGGTQFIGRRLVELLLENGQYELTLFNRGKSMPNLFPNVKKILGNRRTEDINQLKEGDWDVVIDVSSYHPYPLQKAVDILKDKAKRYIYVSTISVYDDEACQNQVITETTKLKTYTEEDKTAEDITGQNYGPKKVACEEVLLNTPELDSIILRPSVVYGKYDPFDRHYYWLYRIQNQDKILLPEGGKTQLSFTFVDDLVESIIAAIEVENHSGIYNVTTHPVLSLKDIVYAMAKALGKEPEWINTDADWLQNQKVNQWAGISFWTSQDMLMVDNEKITTDFQLQWDDIETSFKKTADYYESLGWPLPKYGISVEREQELMDILVER; encoded by the coding sequence ATGAAAAAAATACTCATATTTGGAGGCACTCAGTTTATTGGCCGCCGATTGGTAGAACTACTGCTCGAAAATGGACAGTATGAACTAACGCTATTCAATAGAGGTAAAAGTATGCCCAATTTGTTCCCCAATGTGAAAAAAATATTGGGAAATCGGAGAACTGAGGACATCAATCAGCTCAAAGAGGGGGATTGGGATGTGGTGATTGATGTGTCGAGTTACCACCCTTACCCACTTCAAAAAGCAGTGGACATACTGAAAGACAAGGCAAAACGCTATATTTATGTTTCTACGATATCGGTTTATGACGATGAGGCTTGCCAAAATCAAGTCATTACAGAAACTACAAAATTAAAAACCTATACCGAAGAAGACAAAACTGCCGAAGACATCACTGGTCAAAACTATGGTCCAAAAAAGGTTGCCTGTGAAGAAGTATTGCTCAATACGCCTGAATTGGACTCCATTATTTTGCGCCCATCCGTGGTTTATGGCAAATATGATCCCTTTGACCGTCACTATTATTGGCTCTATCGCATTCAAAATCAAGACAAAATATTGCTTCCTGAAGGTGGCAAAACCCAACTTTCGTTTACTTTTGTAGATGATTTGGTCGAGAGTATCATTGCAGCCATTGAAGTAGAGAATCACTCTGGGATTTACAATGTCACAACACATCCTGTTTTGTCCTTGAAAGACATCGTGTATGCAATGGCGAAGGCTTTGGGAAAAGAACCTGAGTGGATCAATACAGATGCAGATTGGCTGCAAAACCAAAAAGTAAATCAATGGGCAGGGATTTCTTTTTGGACAAGTCAAGATATGTTGATGGTCGACAACGAAAAAATCACCACAGACTTCCAACTTCAATGGGATGACATAGAAACTTCTTTCAAAAAAACAGCCGACTACTACGAAAGTTTGGGATGGCCATTGCCAAAGTATGGAATAAGTGTCGAACGAGAACAAGAATTGATGGATATTCTGGTTGAGCGATAG
- the arfB gene encoding alternative ribosome rescue aminoacyl-tRNA hydrolase ArfB has translation MISIDLTPELSFKNVRSSGKGGQHVNKVSTKVELNFDVVNSELLTQAQKQLLLSRLQNRISKEGIFRLTVQDERSAIRNQSIALERFEEIIKEALTLRKKRKRRLPSKAYHANRLKNKKIHSEKKQSRNTNWRKNLD, from the coding sequence ATGATCTCAATAGATTTAACCCCTGAATTGTCCTTCAAAAATGTTCGCAGCAGCGGCAAAGGGGGACAACACGTCAACAAGGTTTCGACAAAGGTAGAACTAAATTTTGATGTGGTGAACTCCGAACTTTTAACCCAAGCACAAAAGCAACTTTTGCTAAGTCGACTACAAAATCGCATCAGCAAAGAAGGCATTTTTCGGCTGACTGTACAAGATGAACGTTCTGCCATAAGAAATCAAAGTATAGCACTCGAACGCTTTGAAGAAATAATCAAAGAGGCCTTGACCCTTCGCAAAAAAAGAAAACGCCGATTGCCTTCAAAAGCATATCATGCAAATCGTTTGAAAAATAAAAAGATACATTCCGAGAAAAAACAAAGTAGAAATACCAATTGGCGAAAAAACTTGGATTGA